DNA from Saccharicrinis carchari:
GTTAAAAAAATAGGACGAATAGTTTTAGAAATTTTTTTTACATTTGGGTAACTATTTTATTTATTAATAGTATAAGCAGTAGGTAAAATACTTCAAAACATATGGATTTAGCAGCAGAAAAAATAGTAATTAATTCCGATATAAAAAATATCAGTTTAGTTGAAAAGCTAATCGACGATATCTCCGAACAGTATGATATACATGCTGATGTTTATGGTAAGTTGCTGTTGGCTGTAGTTGAGGGGGTGAATAACGCCATTGTACACGGTAATAAATTGGATGCTAATAAAAATGTACAACTGGAATATAAAATTTCTGATAAAGAATTGCAGTTTATTATTACCGATGAGGGAAGCGGTTTTGATTTTACTTCTGTACCGGATCCTACTTTACCCGAAAATGTGGAAAAAACGCATGGTAGGGGTGTATTTTTAATGAACCACTTGGCCGACAAAATTAATTTTGAAAACGACGGAAGTAAAGTTCAGCTCACATTTTTATTATAAGTGATCAATTACAGTTTTGAAGATATTAAGGATATTAAGTTAAATAAAGACTTAATTGATAGATGGATTATTCAGCTTTTAGCGAATGATGGGTGGGTCGCAAAAGAAATATCCTTTATTTTTTGTTCTGACGCGTACATTTTAAAAATTAATAAGGCTTACCTGCAGCATAATTACTACACCGATATTATTACCTTCGATTATTGTATTGACAGTTATATTAGTGGCGATATTTTTATTAGTCTCGATACTGTAAGGAATAACGCTGATGATTATAATACTACTTTTAAACAAGAGTTATACCGAGTAATAATACACGGAATACTTCATTTAATGGGCTTCAAAGATAAAACTCCTCAACAAGCAGCAATAATGCGACAAAAGGAAGAGGAAGCCTTGGCACTGCTTAAAACAATTTAATTAATTTTGCGTTTTTTGTTAGGGTAGGGTTTTCGAACTTTACTTTATAATTTCCTAATTTAAATTTATATGGAGTTTAACTACGATATAATTGTGGTTGGGGCAGGGCATGCGGGTTGCGAAGCCGCGGCAGCGGCTGCCAACCTGGGTTCACGTACATTGTTAATTACAATGGATATGAATAAAATTGCACAAATGAGCTGTAATCCGGCAATTGGTGGAATTGCTAAAGGTCAGATAGTACGCGAAATTGATGCATTGGGAGGCTTTACTGGTATTGTAACCGATCGGTCTTCCATCCAGTTCCGTTTACTAAACCGATCTAAGGGTCCTGCCATGTGGAGTCCCAGAGCGCAATGCGATAGAATGATATTTTCGGCACAGTGGCGTAGCATATTGGAACAAACAGAAAACTTGTTTTTTTGGCAGGATACCGTCGTGGATATTAATTTTGATGGTAACCAGGTTACATCAGTTGTTACACAACTCGGCGTGGAATTCAAATGTAAGGCCTTAATACTTACAAACGGAACATTCTTAAACGGCTTAATGCATGTAGGCAAGGTACAGATGGAGGGGGGTAGGATTAGCGAACCAAGTTCCTATGGTTTAACCAAAAAAATGATGGAAATGGGTTTCACTACCGATAGAATGAAAACAGGTACGCCTGCTCGTATTGACGGAAGAACCATTGATTTTAG
Protein-coding regions in this window:
- a CDS encoding ATP-binding protein gives rise to the protein MDLAAEKIVINSDIKNISLVEKLIDDISEQYDIHADVYGKLLLAVVEGVNNAIVHGNKLDANKNVQLEYKISDKELQFIITDEGSGFDFTSVPDPTLPENVEKTHGRGVFLMNHLADKINFENDGSKVQLTFLL
- the ybeY gene encoding rRNA maturation RNase YbeY → MINYSFEDIKDIKLNKDLIDRWIIQLLANDGWVAKEISFIFCSDAYILKINKAYLQHNYYTDIITFDYCIDSYISGDIFISLDTVRNNADDYNTTFKQELYRVIIHGILHLMGFKDKTPQQAAIMRQKEEEALALLKTI